Proteins co-encoded in one Spirosoma endbachense genomic window:
- a CDS encoding DoxX family protein, whose protein sequence is MNLASLYRFRSIGPLILRLAFGFQLIKVSYPYAFSPDKKMPEFMSYLTSLGFPFPTIGAYLSVYTELIGGILLLLGLWTRWASTLLIINFSIAVGMAHLAINDTYQNTFPSVNLLAVCIFLLFNGPGKPSLDEGIN, encoded by the coding sequence ATGAATCTAGCCTCGCTCTACCGGTTTCGATCAATTGGTCCGCTAATTTTACGACTGGCTTTTGGCTTCCAACTGATAAAAGTCTCGTATCCATATGCTTTTTCGCCCGACAAAAAAATGCCGGAATTTATGTCGTATCTGACCAGTCTGGGATTTCCATTTCCTACAATTGGTGCCTATCTATCGGTCTATACGGAGTTAATCGGAGGCATTTTACTGCTGTTGGGATTGTGGACTCGCTGGGCGAGTACCCTACTTATCATTAATTTCAGTATAGCGGTCGGTATGGCTCATCTGGCTATCAATGACACGTATCAAAACACATTTCCATCAGTCAATCTGCTGGCAGTTTGCATTTTTCTACTCTTTAACGGCCCTGGCAAGCCGTCTCTGGATGAAGGTATCAACTAA
- a CDS encoding GNAT family N-acetyltransferase has product MEIHYVLKNGLPSQPELASLLNLLATVFANQSQADLLTELNYQQARTGIQILLALKNEQIVGCKLGYERKPGHYYSWLGCVDPACRGRGIARELMNRQHDWCREQGYSMVRTQTYNQWREMLILNLRCGFDIIGTVQGKHGLTIVLEKKI; this is encoded by the coding sequence ATGGAAATTCATTATGTATTGAAGAACGGCCTGCCTTCTCAGCCGGAACTGGCTTCTTTATTGAACCTCCTCGCGACGGTCTTTGCCAACCAATCACAAGCTGATTTACTGACCGAACTCAACTACCAACAAGCTCGAACAGGCATCCAGATTTTGCTTGCTCTGAAAAATGAGCAGATCGTAGGCTGCAAACTGGGCTATGAGCGTAAGCCAGGTCATTACTATAGCTGGTTGGGCTGTGTTGATCCCGCCTGCCGGGGCAGAGGGATTGCCAGAGAACTGATGAATCGCCAGCATGACTGGTGTCGCGAGCAGGGTTATTCTATGGTAAGAACACAAACTTATAACCAATGGCGTGAAATGCTTATCCTGAATCTGCGCTGTGGCTTCGATATTATTGGAACGGTGCAGGGTAAGCATGGATTGACTATCGTTCTGGAAAAGAAAATTTGA